The following are encoded in a window of Gossypium raimondii isolate GPD5lz chromosome 13, ASM2569854v1, whole genome shotgun sequence genomic DNA:
- the LOC105784437 gene encoding transcription elongation factor SPT4 homolog 1: MGTAPAQIPTSFGHELRACLRCRLVKTYDQFRESGCENCPFFKMDGDNERVVDCTTPNFNGMISVMDPARSWAARWLRVGRFVPGCYTLAVSEALPEDLQTLCEEVHVQYVPPKRV; this comes from the exons ATGGGGACCGCGCCGGCGCAAATACCGACGAGCTTCGGACACGAGCTCAGGGCTTGCCTTCGTTGCCGTCTCGTCAAAACATATGATCAG TTCAGAGAATCAGGATGCGAGAACTGCCCATTCTTTAAGATGGATGGAGATAATGAGCGCGTCGTAGATTGCACTACTCCGAATTTCAATGG TATGATATCTGTGATGGACCCGGCTAGAAGTTGGGCTGCTCGTTGGCTGCGAGTTG GAAGATTTGTCCCTGGTTGTTACACTCTTGCAGTTTCAGAGGCACTTCCAGAGGACTTGCAG ACTTTATGCGAAGAAGTTCATGTGCAGTATGTGCCACCGAAACGGGTGTAA